TTGGTCGAGCGCAGCTTTTCGCTCAGCTGGTAAAGCAGGGACAACCGTTGATGCGCCAGCAAACTTTTATCCGGAGGTTGTGCCGCAGCACTCTCCGAATCCAAAAAAAGCGACAGTGCGGCATCTTCCGCTCTTTGGGCCAAAAGTTCTGAGGGGTCGACATCTTCCTCGCTAATGGTGATATCCGTATGGCTTGACGGCAGGATCGATTTGTACCCGCTTTTGTATTCTGGATGGGATTTGGTCAAAAAAATAAAAGTGCGGTCGCCGAAAGAAATTTTATCATGATGCTGGAGAGCGGCTGTTTTCACTCTCCTCCCATTGAGCAGCGTACCGCTTTCGGAATCGAGGTCTGTGATCAGATATTGTCCGTCTTTGAATGAAATCCGGGAGTGATTCCCGGACACCGAATCATGGGCGATCTGAACGACATTGCCCGGATCCCGGCCGATGGTCGTGTCACCCAATTTTATGGGCACCGGTTTGGAGAAGGACTCCGCGGGAAATGGAATAAGATAAGCTTCAAGGCCCTTGAGCGTTTTCTTAGCCCGTGGCGTTGTCATTTTGTGTGCTCTAGTCGAATTTTTCGAAAATGCCCTGGAGGAACGACACCGGATCCCATCTCACGTCCAACGTTGATCCGGTATTTTCTAATTCAAAGAAACCTATTATGATATTAGAACTTTGTCAATACGTTGATCTGGATGTCAGGGATTCCAACTGAATGGTATTCATGAAACCCGGCGTGGGTGGAACAGGTGGCCGATGCCACACGCCAAGCGGTCAATGGCTTGTATTACCCCCTATCCCAAAGGAGATGGCGCATGTTTACGTTGGCCGATATTTGTACGATTGCCATACAGATCGAGCGCAACGGCGAAGCAGCCTACCGAAAGGCCGCTGAAGCTACCAAAGTGCCTGAAGTGGCCCGTGTGCTCGAGATGCTTGCCGATGATGAAGCAAACCATCTGAGCTGGTTCGAAAAAATGGATGTCGCGCAAACGGTCGAGATCAAGGATGAGCAGATTGCCCGCATCGGGCGAGATTTGCTCCAGGATATGATGGCGGCTCAGACGTTCTCTTTAGATCCAAAGGAATTGGCGGGCACGGACAGCCCTAAAAGCATGTTGGATCAATCCATTGAGTTCGAAGAAGATACGATTTTGTTTTACGAAATGCTGTCCGGTTTTTTGGATGATGAGGAAACCAAGCAGCAACTCGACAAGATCATAGCGGAAGAACGGACGCACATCGCTAAACTCAAAGCGGTTCTGGCACTTTACCAGGAGCTGGAAAATCGGGTTTCATGACTGATTGTATTTGGAGGAGGTGGCAGGGTGGCATTAAATGCCACCCTGCTTGCAAGAGAGGAAGATGATGAAAAAGTTAGGCTTCGTTATGAGTTAATGCAGAATTGATGCCAGAACCAAAACAAAATCGAGAAAATAAAAAATAACATAAAATACAATAACATAAAATATTTTCAGTATGTCTTGTCAGCTGAATCGTCCGTCCTTTTTATGCTATTTGCAAATACAAGTTGCAAAATGCAAAATGCTTAGGGGGAACAAAACTGAAACCTACGTCCAGTCGATCGTGCGGTAGTGTGCATTGTCCGGCCAGTGGATTAAATTTTTTTTCCATAGGGCCGATATTGATTGTGTCGGTCAACTCACGCCAACCCTATCGAACAAGAAAGATTGGTGCATATGGATTTTGATTTTTTTAATATCGATAGCTCTGAATTCGATATCGAGACTTATATACGGATGCTCATTGCGATTGCCAAGGCCGATAAGGACAACGGCCCGGCCGAGTTCAATTATGTTCGAAAAAAGGCGCTTGCGCTCGGCGTCGATTACGATCTTTTCTTAGAAACTACCGACAAGGATTATCAGTTGACCAAAAAGAGGGTGTCGCGCTTGACTGCCTTTATGATCCTCACGGATGCGATCGTTTTAGCCTCGATGGATCGCAACTTTTCACTCCCCGAACGTCAACGTGTTTACACCTATGCCCAGGACTTGGATATACCGCGCAAGGATGTGGACGAATTGGAATCCATCGTCCAGGGATTTCGCCGGTTGAACCGTCAGTGGCAATCATTGGTCAAGGCCGCATAGCCGCAGGTGGGAGGCCGATGGCTTTTTCGATTTCCAGTGACAGTTTATCGGCAATACACGGGCAAATCTACCCGCGTTGGAAAACGCTGGTCGAGGTTCTTTCCGAAATGGAACCCTGGTTTTCCCTTTTTGTGTTTGTCGGGGCCTCCTTTCTCATGATTTGGCGACTCGGCGTGCTCGAGCGTAAAGGCTTGGAGGGAACGGTTCTGGGAACGGTCATCATGCCTTACGCCTCTGGTTTTTCGAATCTGGCGTTTGCATTCGTCATGGGTCGTTCAGGTGGGAGTGGGACCTTGGTCCTTGAGAACTGCCTCGTGAACAACGTCACCAACCTTACGCTGTTGATCGGCTTGCCGGCACTGCTGTGCCCTCTATCCATTTTTCCAGCCAAAGGCAAGGCCGGTGCCAAGAGGCTTGCCTTCAAAACCCATCGGCTCAACTACCTTTCGTTGATGTTGACTCTACTGGCCGTCTTTTTTTTCACCGGTGTCCTGTGGGCACTGGCGCGCGATGGGGCTTTGGATTTCAGTGACGGGCTGGTTCTGGTCGGCGTGTTTTTGTTCTGGCAGATTTTTCATGTTTTTGATGTGCTCAAGCACAACATCTATCGCGGTCACTCTCTGAAATGGTCCATCGCCTGGGACGTCTGTCTGGTCGTTGGCGGTGGATTTTGCGTGTATCATGCCATAGAGGGGTTGGTGGCCTGGATCCCCCATACCGGGCCAGGAATTTTGGTGCTCGACAACCTGGGATGGCTCAGTGGTTTGCTGATGGTTTTGCCCAACGGCCTGTTAGCGATCTATTACGCCCATATCAAACGAGCCGACATCGTATACAGCTCACAAATCGGGGATGGCCATATCTGTATCCCCATGTGTATCGGTCTTTTCGCACTTTTCAACCCGATCAGTATTCCCAGTTACTTTCATCTGGGAATCATCCTCATCGGTGCGGCGGGGTTGGTGCATTTGTTTTTTATTGCTTTTTTGGGACGGCTGCCGCGCTTGATGGGTTTGGTGTTTGCGGCGGCATATGGTCTGTTCTTATATCGGGGAATATTGATGTAAGTCCCCATTTTTGGACACAAATCCATACCCCCAACTGGTTGAAGCTCCCATGGGGCAAGATTCACCGATCGCACCCTAATGATCTGAATGCAACCTGATGGGTTCGTCCCGGAACCCTGTGGAAATCCTATCTCACGAGGTGTTTGATATCGCGTCTCTCCAAATTGGATGCGTCGACGACCCATTTGCCGGAAGTGTCCCGCGCGCCCTTGAGGCGGCCATCCTTCAGATAGCGTTCCACGCCATAAGGCGTCAGGTAGGTGATTTGGCTGAATCGCTCCAGGGAGTATCCATTTTGCGGGTTGGCAGCCGCCGGTTTTTGGGCAGCCGCTGTTTTGCTTTCAGCGGCAGGTGCTGCGATTGTCGATTCTTTTTCAGGCGAGGTCTGTGCGGGCAGCTGATCGGCGGAAATCATCCATTTCCCACCCTTTTTGATGCCCTTTATTTTACCATCGCGCAACCATTTGGAAACCGTTGACGGGGAAACGGAGGCGCGTTCGGCGA
This Desulfatitalea tepidiphila DNA region includes the following protein-coding sequences:
- a CDS encoding ferritin family protein, whose amino-acid sequence is MFTLADICTIAIQIERNGEAAYRKAAEATKVPEVARVLEMLADDEANHLSWFEKMDVAQTVEIKDEQIARIGRDLLQDMMAAQTFSLDPKELAGTDSPKSMLDQSIEFEEDTILFYEMLSGFLDDEETKQQLDKIIAEERTHIAKLKAVLALYQELENRVS
- a CDS encoding helix-turn-helix domain-containing protein, which encodes MTTSTHMFTTQQFAERASVSPSTVSKWLRDGKIKGIKKGGKWMISADQLPAQTSPEKESTIAAPAAESKTAAAQKPAAANPQNGYSLERFSQITYLTPYGVERYLKDGRLKGARDTSGKWVVDASNLERRDIKHLVR